The Lactuca sativa cultivar Salinas chromosome 2, Lsat_Salinas_v11, whole genome shotgun sequence genome includes a window with the following:
- the LOC111899882 gene encoding vacuolar fusion protein MON1 homolog isoform X1, with amino-acid sequence MTSNASSSSFSDEDEESAGQKPKTGSIDYSPDAIENQLPSIALNTSIDEEKVSVADDHHEPVTEIARGSSREIEPERLISSTGESNLSTETGVWRNSSKVEVDGATSSPCSSGYAGEMGTSSGTASTSGADDIQELRNNSSSVGNDGEVLHSAQWVPGKRHVDEDDTCMSWRERKKHFFVLSHSGKPIFSRYGNEHKLAGFSATLQAIISFVKDGGDRIHLIRAGKHQVVFLVKGPIYLVCISCTEEPYESLRGQLELLYGQMVLILTESVSRYFEKNPKFDMTPLLGGTDAVFSSLFHAFSWNPASFLHAYTCLPLPCATRQAAAAILQDVSDSGVIYSMLMCKYKVVSLVGAQKAPLHPDDMLLLANFVMSSESFRTSESFSPICLPRYNAMAFLHAYVHYFDDDTYLVLLTSNSDAFFHLKDCRIQIENVLVKSNVLSDIQRSLLEGGMRVENLPLYPSTRYGSLFHNEPSDRSQESLQPGIGGPDGLWHFIYRSMNLDQYVSSKFSSPITTHQHQKRLYRAYQKLYASMHDKETGPHKTQFKRDGNYVLLCWVTTDFELYAAFDPLADKGSAIRICNRVCQWVKDVENEIFLLGGGSTFAW; translated from the exons ATGACGTCAAATGCGAGCTCTTCGTCATTCTCCGACGAGGACGAAGAATCCGCCGGCCAAAAACCTAAAACCGGTTCAATTGATTACTCCCCGGACGCTATCGAAAACCAGTTGCCATCAATCGCATTGAACACTTCAATTGACGAAGAAAAGGTATCAGTTGCTGATGATCATCACGAACCTGTCACGGAGATCGCCAGGGGATCTTCGAGGGAAATTGAACCGGAAAGGCTGATAAGTTCGACTGGGGAGAGTAACCTGTCCACGGAGACGGGGGTGTGGAGGAATAGTTCGAAGGTGGAGGTAGATGGGGCTACGTCAAGCCCATGTAGCAGTGGGTATGCCGGTGAGATGGGTACTAGTAGTGGTACCGCTAGTACGTCTGGAGCTGATGATATTCAGGAGCTTCGGAATAATAGTTCTTCCGTGGGTAACGATGGAGAGGTGTTGCATTCTGCTCAATGGGTTCCTGGTAAACGGCACGTTGATGAG GATGACACTTGTATGTCTTGGAGAGAAAGGaagaaacatttttttgttttgagTCACTCTGGAAAACCTATATTTTCGAG ATATGGAAATGAACACAAGCTAGCAGGATTTTCAGCAACTCTACAAGCCATTATTTCCTTTGTTAAAGACGG GGGCGACCGGATTCATTTGATTAGGGCAGGAAAACACCAG GTGGTTTTTCTTGTAAAAGGACCAATTTATTTAGTTTGCATAAGTTGTACAGAAGAGCCTTATGAGTCATTACGTGGTCAACTGGAACTTCTTTATGGTCAG ATGGTGCTTATACTCACAGAGTCTGTAAGTAGATATTTTGAGAAGAATCCAAAGTTTGATATGACGCCTTTACTTGGAGGAACAGATGCTGTTTTCTCTTCCCTCTTCCACGCTTTTAGTTG GAACCCTGCCTCTTTTCTTCATGCATACACCTGTCTTCCCCTTCCTTGTGCAACAAGGCAAGCTGCTGCTGCTATCTTGCAAGATGTTTCTGATTCAGGCGTCATCTATTCAATGCTCATGTGTAAATACaag GTTGTGAGTCTTGTAGGTGCACAGAAAGCACCACTTCATCCTGATGACATGCTGCTTCTTGCTAATTTTGTCATGTCATCTGAATCTTTTAG GACATCTGAGTCATTCTCCCCCATATGTTTACCAAGATACAATGCCATGGCCTTTCTACATGCTTATGTTCATTATTTTGAT GATGATACGTACCTGGTGTTGCTAACATCTAATTCTGATGCCTTCTTTCATCTAAAAGATTGTcg GATACAAATTGAGAATGTTCTTGTGAAGTCTAATGTTCTAAGTGACATTCAAAGATCTTTACTGGAAGGTGGGATGCGAGTTGAGAATTTACCTCTCTACCCCTCAACTCGTTACGGGTCATTATTCCACAATGAGCCGAGTGACAGATCACAGGAATCATTACAACCAGGTATCGGTGGGCCCGATGGACTGTGGCATTTCATATACCGCAGTATGAATCTTGATCAATATGTATCCTCCAAGTTTTCATCTCCAATCACTACTCACCAACACCAAAAAAG ATTGTATCGAGCGTATCAGAAGCTTTACGCCTCCATGCACGATAAAGAAACCGGACCCCACAAAACCCAGTTCAAAAGGGACGGAAATTATG TTTTACTATGCTGGGTGACAACGGATTTTGAACTTTATGCAGCTTTTGATCCGCTTGCAGACAAG GGTTCGGCTATAAGGATATGTAACCGTGTGTGCCAGTGGGTGAAAGATGTTGAGAATGAAATATTTTTATTAGGAGGAGGAAGCACTTTTGCATGGTGA
- the LOC111899882 gene encoding vacuolar fusion protein MON1 homolog isoform X2: MRYGNEHKLAGFSATLQAIISFVKDGGDRIHLIRAGKHQVVFLVKGPIYLVCISCTEEPYESLRGQLELLYGQMVLILTESVSRYFEKNPKFDMTPLLGGTDAVFSSLFHAFSWNPASFLHAYTCLPLPCATRQAAAAILQDVSDSGVIYSMLMCKYKVVSLVGAQKAPLHPDDMLLLANFVMSSESFRTSESFSPICLPRYNAMAFLHAYVHYFDDDTYLVLLTSNSDAFFHLKDCRIQIENVLVKSNVLSDIQRSLLEGGMRVENLPLYPSTRYGSLFHNEPSDRSQESLQPGIGGPDGLWHFIYRSMNLDQYVSSKFSSPITTHQHQKRLYRAYQKLYASMHDKETGPHKTQFKRDGNYVLLCWVTTDFELYAAFDPLADKGSAIRICNRVCQWVKDVENEIFLLGGGSTFAW, translated from the exons ATGAG ATATGGAAATGAACACAAGCTAGCAGGATTTTCAGCAACTCTACAAGCCATTATTTCCTTTGTTAAAGACGG GGGCGACCGGATTCATTTGATTAGGGCAGGAAAACACCAG GTGGTTTTTCTTGTAAAAGGACCAATTTATTTAGTTTGCATAAGTTGTACAGAAGAGCCTTATGAGTCATTACGTGGTCAACTGGAACTTCTTTATGGTCAG ATGGTGCTTATACTCACAGAGTCTGTAAGTAGATATTTTGAGAAGAATCCAAAGTTTGATATGACGCCTTTACTTGGAGGAACAGATGCTGTTTTCTCTTCCCTCTTCCACGCTTTTAGTTG GAACCCTGCCTCTTTTCTTCATGCATACACCTGTCTTCCCCTTCCTTGTGCAACAAGGCAAGCTGCTGCTGCTATCTTGCAAGATGTTTCTGATTCAGGCGTCATCTATTCAATGCTCATGTGTAAATACaag GTTGTGAGTCTTGTAGGTGCACAGAAAGCACCACTTCATCCTGATGACATGCTGCTTCTTGCTAATTTTGTCATGTCATCTGAATCTTTTAG GACATCTGAGTCATTCTCCCCCATATGTTTACCAAGATACAATGCCATGGCCTTTCTACATGCTTATGTTCATTATTTTGAT GATGATACGTACCTGGTGTTGCTAACATCTAATTCTGATGCCTTCTTTCATCTAAAAGATTGTcg GATACAAATTGAGAATGTTCTTGTGAAGTCTAATGTTCTAAGTGACATTCAAAGATCTTTACTGGAAGGTGGGATGCGAGTTGAGAATTTACCTCTCTACCCCTCAACTCGTTACGGGTCATTATTCCACAATGAGCCGAGTGACAGATCACAGGAATCATTACAACCAGGTATCGGTGGGCCCGATGGACTGTGGCATTTCATATACCGCAGTATGAATCTTGATCAATATGTATCCTCCAAGTTTTCATCTCCAATCACTACTCACCAACACCAAAAAAG ATTGTATCGAGCGTATCAGAAGCTTTACGCCTCCATGCACGATAAAGAAACCGGACCCCACAAAACCCAGTTCAAAAGGGACGGAAATTATG TTTTACTATGCTGGGTGACAACGGATTTTGAACTTTATGCAGCTTTTGATCCGCTTGCAGACAAG GGTTCGGCTATAAGGATATGTAACCGTGTGTGCCAGTGGGTGAAAGATGTTGAGAATGAAATATTTTTATTAGGAGGAGGAAGCACTTTTGCATGGTGA